From the Ensifer adhaerens genome, the window CACATCGTCCGCGACCGTCACGGCCTCGCCATGGGCCGGCTTGAATTCGAGATCGAAGTCTGGCCCCTGCATACGTCTCTTCCTGGCCTTCACTTGTACTCGATCTCGATGAACGACATCGGCTCGCTGCCGGCATTGACGACGTTGTGTGCCACGCCGGCCTCGCGGCGATAGGCAGCACCCTTGGCGATATCGACCCGCCGGCTGCCGCCTTCCTCCTCGAGCAGGAACTGGCAATCCGTCATCGGCACGACGACATAGCCGAGACCATGCACATGGTGCCCGGTATCGGCGCCGGGCTCGAAATCCCAGCGGGTGACCCTGACGACGGCGTCATCGACGAGCACGCTCGGAACGGCAGGGGGACGGGCGCGAAACTGGCTCATGAGGTTCTCCATTTGCCGGGACAATAGGAGGTGCTGTCAGGGAAGGGAAGGGCGCATGCGCTGGCCCCCTTCGAGGAGCCGGAGCGCCTTTTACACAAGGCATCAACAAATCCGCCGAAATTTCAACTTGGTGCCAACTTAATCATTGTGACGGGCGGCGAGCTTTGGTAATCAGGCGCTCGATTTGGCGGACATCTTTTCCGTCAGTTCTGTTGGGGCGTCGCCAAGCGGTAAGGCACCGGTTTTTGGTACCGGCATTCCCAGGTTCGAATCCTGGCGCCCCAGCCATCTATTTCAAGTCGATAACTTCAATCACCTACATGAAGGCTCGCGCTTCATGTAGGTGCGCTCGGTCTTTTTTGCTCAATGGTTCGCCTCTGCGGCCACAAGACGGCAGAGATCGGAGACATCTACGAGTCCCTACCACCGGCTGTGCGATGACTTGCTATCGCTGTTTTCGCGAGAAAAGCGGTCTTCTCTTTGCATCCAAATCCGCGATTTGAAGGTGATCGGCGTGGAAGCGGGAGGTGAAATGCTCAAGCCACCGGGAATGCCGGGCTGATTGTTACTCTTGCCTCCCCCTACCTGGCCGTGCGTGCCTCCCCCGCCGGATTTGGCAATCGCGCGGGAACTGAGGCTTGTACCAAGCAGTAGGGTTATGGTGGGAGGCGTTACCGCGGCGAAACGCCCAGCCTTCATGAGAAAATTGCGGCGAGCTTCAGCTTCTGATGTCAGTCCTTCGGGAATTTGTTCTAATTCTTTTGTGTTATTTCTAGACATGATCCACCTAATAATAATTAAGTTAAAACAACATGGTTATGTTAACAGCATTTTTAAGGGATGCAATTGGTGGAACTATTTCTGTAATACTTAGATATTTCGCGAGGAGGGTTTTGTGGAAGGATATGATTGTGATGCGGCGCCGATATAGATCGGTTCACGTCGCGTCTGTTTGTGGATGATGCCGAGCTTCCTGGTATCCCACAGGGTGACCGCTGAGATCATTCCTTCCGCAGTCAACGGAGACCCTGCGTGCTGAGCGCCGAGCCGGCCGGTGGTTGGCCACGTGAGAACAGGCGGCATCCAATCGGAACAGGGGTGAAGCGTCGAGCCTGTCGAGGCCTGCTTTCAATCACTCGATCCGAAACGGCCGATCCCGGCCGTGGGCCGGGCTTCTACTTGCACTCTTGTCAAGTCACTCTGCAACTGACACGCTAACTGCGTTGATTCCTACTTGTATGAGGGAGAAGATGGCTCACAAATTCGAAATCTACAAAGACAAGGCTGGTGAATACCGGGTGCGCTTCAAGTACAACAGCGAAGTGATGTTCTCGACCGAGGGCTACAAGACCAAGGCCAGCGCGCAGAACGCCATCGACTCGATCAAGAAGAACGGTCCCGAAGCACCCGTCGAAGACAACAGCAGCAGCTGAGTTCGACACAATCTCCTAGAAAAAACCCGCCGATTTTCACCGGCGGGTTTTTGTTTCTTGAGGTTTAACCTGCGGTCACTGCCGGCTTGGTCTGGGCCGGGGCGCCCAGGAACTCTTCGCACCAGCTCGGGCCTTCCGCGCGTTTGTGGTCGCCGGCGATGCGGATCGAGCGGATGACATAGTCGGACGAGACGGTGAGCTGAACGGAGCAGCTCAGATATTCCGTGCGGGCCGAGGCGATGCGCTTGCCGCGCTTGCCGTCCTTGGTGGTTTCGTATTGGGCCGGGACCTTGCGGGTCTTGTAGCCGCCCTTCCAGCTATAGACAGTGGAGCTGCCGCTTTCGACGTCGGAGATCGGCGGACCGTATTGGGCGAAGAAGCCGCCGGCCGGTTGGCCGAGCCAACGCGCTTCGACCGCGTTTCTGGAGATCCCCGTTCCGGTCGTGGTGCAGCCGGCGAGCACGAGCGCGAGGCCCGCCACCGTCATCATGCGGAAGTTCATGTTTCTGTCCCTTTGGCTCTCGTTCTGAAATAGGCGTGGCGCGGAAGCCCGTATCCCCTGGTTTTCCGCGCTTTCCGTTGTGCCTCTAGCGCCAAACCAATAGAAAGGAAATCCACGCCGCACCCTCGATTTGAGGAAAATATGAAGCGTTGCAGAAAGTCCCTATCGGGCGCGCTTCCAGACGCCAGCGGCTCCCGCCAAACGGCAATCTCCGCACGAGTTTTCCACCGTCACAAATTTTTTGAAAAAAAGGCGCAAGGTTTTTCGAGATAGGCGCTTGTGAAATCAAAATGCCTGTTCTATAGAGGCGCCGCTGGTCACGGAGTGTAGCGCAGTCTGGTAGCGCACCACGTTCGGGACGTGGGGGTCGCAAGTTCGAATCTTGCCACTCCGACCAGCCGAAAAGCCCGGAAATCCGGGCTTTTTTCGTTTTGGCGGCATGTTCCGTTGTCGCCATGGCATCGACGGCGACGAAGATTTCCCACTGTTTTCGACCAGTTCGACATGCAACCTGCAAGATAAGATGCCGTTGCGCCGCGGTGAACTTTCGATGCGTGAACGCTGACGGCAGATGCTGGCAGCCACTTGCATTTTTCTATAGGGTTGTTGGGACAGCGCGTGGGGGCGTAATCCTTGCACTACAATCCAGCTCTTGATGGATTGCGGGCGGTGGCGGTTTTCACCGTTGTCGCGTTCCATTGCCGTTTTCCGTTTGCTCTAGGCGGGATGATCGGGGTCGATGTCTTTTTCGTTCTCAGCGGTTATCTGATCACCACGATCCTCCGCAGCGGCATCGGGTTGCCGGAATTCTACTGGCGCCGGGCGACCCGCCTGTATCCGCCGCTGTTGCTGATGCTGGCTGCCTATGCAGCTTTCGCACCCTTGGTGTTCCCGACGGTCAATCCAGTCTTCGACGTCCTGCTGGCAGGGCTTTATCTGTCCGATTACACGATGGCCTTCTGGTATCAGCCATTGAGTATCGGTCACACCTGGTCGCTTGCCGTCGAGGAACATTTCTATCTCGTTTGGCCTCTGGTCATTCTGGCAACTCGACGGCTTCCTGTGCGGCCGCTGATGTGGTTGCTGGCGGTTGGATTTGTCGTCGCGACGACCTGGCGAATCGTGGATGCCCATGTGTGGCAAGATTGGCATCGCACTTATTTTCGGTTCGATACGCGCATGAGCGGCCTGATCCTTGGCGCGCTGATCGCCGTCATGCCATGGCGGCTGCAAGGGGAGCGCGTTCTGCTGATAGGACGGATATCGATTTACATGCTGCTTGTGGCGCTGTTGTTCTTCCGGTTCCGCAACATCTGGTTCATCGGCTGGGGCGGCATCGCCGTCGATTTGGCGGCCGCGGGCTTGGCCTTATCGTTGGTCTCGGGCGAGACGGCGATTTCTCGCTTCCTCTCAAGAGAAGGGCCGCGCTATCTCGCCTGCTGTCCTATTCGATATATCTCTGGCACTACCCCATTGCCCTGGCGCTCCGGGACCAATTGGATCCCTTCACCACATCAATCGTGGTGGGTGGGCTGGCGACACTCATCGCCGCGGTCTCGTACAGGTACATCGAGAAGCCTCTGAAGGACCTACGAGACCGCAGGCGAGCCGCCTGATCCCCTCAAGAGGGGGCACTGGGGGGCAGCCGTGGTCCTCTTCACGTTCGATGCTCTGTCATTCGTCGCCTCCTATGAGCCGTTGGTCGAATAGCCGTGCATTCGCGCCCGGGTGGCCTGTCTGCGTGCACGCGAAGGTTCTAGGTTCCCGCCACAGTCCATCAACGATTGGGAACGGGAATGTCGATCAAGCACCTATCCATTGCCGCCGTTCTGCTAATGACCGGCCACTCCGTGGCGGCGGCGCAGAACTGCGAGAAGAACTTCAAGGCGTCGGGCGTTCCGCTGGTAACGCCGGTCTATTACAAGACCTGGCAGGAGTTTCCGAAGCTGAAGCCCGAGGCCGCCTTGCAGCGGATGGCGCGGGGGGTCGCGGCGGAAGGGTTTTCCGGAATCGAGATCAACAAGTCGCTCGGAACCATCGAGGCCTATCAGGATACCGCCGGCTCCGGACGGCTGCAGACGTTGCGCGTCGTTGCCCGCAAGCGTGGTTCAGGCACGCGGGTTGATGCGATGTTCGATATTCAGGTGGGGCAGGTGGCCACCAAACAGGTGGTGCAGGAGGGGCTCTGCAACATCATCCGTTCCGCAGTCGAGTAGGGACCGGGCGGGCGCGACGTCCAGGTAGAGGCAAGAGAGCGTTTCCATCATCGATGGCAACGCTCCATCCGCCTGTCAGCGCTGCCTCTCGAGCGTCGTGAGAGCCGACTGGGCAGCTGCCTGGGCCTGCAGCATCGATGTAAAGTTGCCCTGGGCGGGATAGGTGACACCGCGAAACTTGATGACGAAGCACCATTTGCCGTTGACGCGCTTCTCGACCTTCACGGTGGTTTCCGGTTGCTTGTCCGTGCTCACCTTCTCGTCTCCCTGATTCGGCGCATCGTTGCGCGAAAGTCGTCCAGATACGCCGGAGTGGTTGCTTCTGTCCATCGGTACCGCCGATGCGGGAGAGAAGGATCGCATTTGGGAGGAGGGCGACGGGGCCTGCCTTGCCGGGTGATGTTCCGTTGATGTCCACGGTCAGGCGGACTGTCCCACAGCGTCCAGAAACGGTGAAACAGCCCTATCGATCCTCATGATCGACGCGCCAACTTACGAATGCGGAGGCGGATGAAAAGGTGCGATCTGTGCGATTTCGGGTCAAGGTGAAGCGATTGCCAGTTCTGTCCCGTTTTGGAACGATGACGCGAGGTGAAGAGCTTTCCGAAGGGAAGCGGATTGGCCGCGGATGCACGGCGGTCCTCGCATCGCCGACGGCGACGCAGCATCATCAACGCGCCACGGCTTTATTGTTCACTTCGAAACGCCGTGTTCACCGAACGATGCCTTATCAAGGTGAACAATGGGGGCGATATTGCATTCAACACTTGTTCTTACCCGAGAGCCGAAGATGTTGAAGGAACCGATACTCACCTTTCGCGAGATTGCCATATGGACCTCCATACTCGGCAGCGTCGTCGGCTATCAGCTTTGGCAGCACGCCGAACCCGCTCCGCTGACGATGGTCCTTCCGGCAATCGAACAGCAGCTTTGACGATGAATGCCGGGAGGAGGTCACTCCTCCGGCATGCCGTTGCGCCGGGCCGCCTGCAGCAATTCGATTTCGCCGGCGACCGGGCCGAACTGGTTCTCCAATCGCTCGGCTTCCTCCGCATCGAGGCGATACTTCCTGGCAAATGCCTCGATCGATACGGTGCGTCCGTGAAAGCCGTGCTGTCTCGCGCCTTCTTCCTGATGTTCCGTTTTCATGACGCTTCTCCCTTGCGGCTGGGAGATAGGGCGACAGAATTCTTTGCAAAGGCCAAACTCCACCGCGTCGTTTCAACAACGAAAAAGGGGCCTGATCGGGCCCCTTCTTTTGTCTGCGGCGATTATCGTTCAGCCGTCGATATCGTCGATGATCTCGATCGCCCTGCCGGCGCTCACGCGTCGGACCTCGGCTTCCTCGCGACGGCCCGCAAAGAGTTCGGTCGCCATCAGCTGGTCGGCAAGGTCGGCCGGCAGTGAGAGGATAACGCGGGCGTCTTCCGTATGGATGCCGCCGAGTGCCGAACGCTTCGCCGTGATCATGCCGCCGGCCACCGTGTTGTTGGTGTCCGGATCGATCAGGATGAAAGCACCGGTGGTGCGGTTCTGCTCGTAGGTGTCGAAGATCGCCTGCTCATCGAATGCGAGATGCACCTTGCCGATCGCGTTCATCGGCAGCTGATCGGCATGGTTCCACTTACCGGTCTTGAGGTCCAGCTGGTTGGCCGGCTGCACCTGAACGCGTTGGCGGCGGCTGCCGCTCTTCAGCCAGTAGCGCTTGCCGGGCTGGATGCCTTCCGGCTGCAGTGCGACGAGTTGGGCGTCGAAGGAGAGGCCGGTCAACGGCTGGCTGTCGATCGCCACGATCATGTCGCCACGCGAGACGTCCACCTGGCGGTCGAGCACCAGCGTGATCGCGTCACCGGCAACGGCCGCATTGCGCACCAGGTCGAAGGTGACGATCTTGGTGACGTTGGCCACCATGCCGGAGGGCAGGATGACGACGCTGTCGCCCGGCTTCACCGAGCCGCCGGCAACCGTGCCCTGATAGCCGCGGAAGCTTTCGCCCGGACGCGAGACGCGCTGTACCGGCAGGCGGAAGCCGACGGTCTGGGCCGAACGGGTGGTTGCCAGTTCCAGCACCTCGATCAGCGTCGGGCCGTCATACCAGGGCATGGAGGCGCGGCCGTCATAGACGACATTCTCGCCCTTCAGAGCGGAGACGGGAATAGAGGTGACCTGGCGCACGCCGAGCGACAACGCCAGTTCCCGGAACTCGTGGTTGATCTCTTCGAAGCGGGCGCGATCGTAGTCGGTCAGGTCGATCTTGTTGACCGCCAGCACGAACTGCTTGATGCCCATCAGCGTTGCGATCGTCGCATGCCGGCGGGTCTGTTCGAGCAGGCCGACGCGGGCGTCGACGAGCAGCACGGCGAGGTCGGCGGTCGAGGCGCCCGTTGCCATGTTGCGGGTATATTGCTCGTGGCCGGGCGTGTCGGCGACTATGAAGGACCGCTTGTCGGTCGAGAAATAGCGATAGGCGACATCAATGGTGATGCCCTGTTCGCGCTCGGCCTGCAGGCCGTCGAGGAGCAGCGCGAAGTCGGGCAGGCCTAGATCGTTCTGCTTGCCGTTGGAATCGCGCTGCAGCGTCGCGGCCTGGTCTTCCTTGACCGCCTTGGTATCCCAGAGCAGGCGGCCGATCAGCGTCGACTTGCCGTCGTCGACCGAGCCGCAGGTGATCAGGCGAAGCGGGCGGCTGTCGCGCGTGGCGCGCGCCGGCTCCTGTGTCGGAAAGGCCAGAACCTCGCCGGCAGCAACGTGCTCAACGGCATTCGCGGTTGCGGGAGCAGTCATCAGAAATATCCTTCGCGCTTCTTCTTTTCCATCGAGCCGGATTGGTCACGGTCGATGGCGCGGCCCTGGCGTTCGGAAACGGTCGCGGTTTCGAGTTCGGAGATGATGTCGTCGAGCGTCGTGGCGTTCGAGCGGATGGCGCCCGTCAGCGGGAAGCAGCCGAGCGTGCGGAAGCGGATCACTTCCTCGCGCTTGGTCTCGCCCGGCAAGAGTTCGAGACGCGGATCTTCGGCGAGGATCATCATGCCGTCGCGTTCGACGATCGGGCGTTTCTCGGCGAAGTAGAGTGGCACGATCGGAATCTCTTCAGCCTGGATGTAGCGCCAGATGTCGACCTCGGTCCAGTTCGACAGCGGGAAGGCGCGCACGCTTTCGCCCTTGCGGATCATGCCGTTGTAGACGTTCCAGAGTTCCGGACGCTGGTTGCGCGGGTCCCAGCGGTGGTCGGGCGTACGGAAGGAATAAATGCGCTCCTTGGCGCGGCTCGCCTCTTCATCGCGCCGCGCGCCACCGAAGGCAGCATCGAACTGGCCGGCGTCGAGCGCCTGGCGCAACGCCTCAGTCTTCATGATGTCCGTATAGAGCGCCGAACCGTGGGTGAACGGCGTGACGTTTTCGGCAGCCCCACGCGGGTTGACGTGCTCGATCAGGTCGAGGTCGTAGCGCTCAACGATCTCGTTGCGGAACGTGATCATCTCGGCGAACTTCCAGCCGGTATTGACGTGCAGCAGCGGAAAGGGAACGCGGCCGGGATAGAAGGCCTTGCGCGCCAGGTGCAGCAGAACGGAGGAATCCTTGCCGATCGAATAGAGCATGACAGGGCGCTCGAACTCGGCGGCCACTTCGCGGAAGATGTGGATCGCCTCGTTTTCCAGCGCCTTCAGGTGCGGGTCGAGCGGCGGTTTGGCGCTCTGCGGGTTGTGCAGTTCCGTTTCCGGATGGATATGGGGCATTTCAGTCTCCGGGAGGATTTGTCTTAAAGACGAGCGCGCCAGCCTCAGGCGGCGCTGCTCGGATTCGGGATGGTGGAACTCGCAGCGGCTTCTGGCACGTGCAGGCCACATTCGCGCTTCTCGTCGTTTTCCCACCACCAGCGGCCGGCGCGTTCCGGCTCGCCGGGCTTGATCGCACGGGTGCAGGGCTCGCAGCCGATCGACGGATAGCCACGGGCATGCAGCGGGTTGACCGGAACGGCATGGGCGTCGACGTAAGCGCG encodes:
- a CDS encoding acyltransferase family protein, with product MHYNPALDGLRAVAVFTVVAFHCRFPFALGGMIGVDVFFVLSGYLITTILRSGIGLPEFYWRRATRLYPPLLLMLAAYAAFAPLVFPTVNPVFDVLLAGLYLSDYTMAFWYQPLSIGHTWSLAVEEHFYLVWPLVILATRRLPVRPLMWLLAVGFVVATTWRIVDAHVWQDWHRTYFRFDTRMSGLILGALIAVMPWRLQGERVLLIGRISIYMLLVALLFFRFRNIWFIGWGGIAVDLAAAGLALSLVSGETAISRFLSREGPRYLACCPIRYISGTTPLPWRSGTNWIPSPHQSWWVGWRHSSPRSRTGTSRSL
- the cysD gene encoding sulfate adenylyltransferase subunit CysD, translating into MPHIHPETELHNPQSAKPPLDPHLKALENEAIHIFREVAAEFERPVMLYSIGKDSSVLLHLARKAFYPGRVPFPLLHVNTGWKFAEMITFRNEIVERYDLDLIEHVNPRGAAENVTPFTHGSALYTDIMKTEALRQALDAGQFDAAFGGARRDEEASRAKERIYSFRTPDHRWDPRNQRPELWNVYNGMIRKGESVRAFPLSNWTEVDIWRYIQAEEIPIVPLYFAEKRPIVERDGMMILAEDPRLELLPGETKREEVIRFRTLGCFPLTGAIRSNATTLDDIISELETATVSERQGRAIDRDQSGSMEKKKREGYF
- a CDS encoding YegP family protein, whose amino-acid sequence is MAHKFEIYKDKAGEYRVRFKYNSEVMFSTEGYKTKASAQNAIDSIKKNGPEAPVEDNSSS
- a CDS encoding cupin domain-containing protein, which produces MSQFRARPPAVPSVLVDDAVVRVTRWDFEPGADTGHHVHGLGYVVVPMTDCQFLLEEEGGSRRVDIAKGAAYRREAGVAHNVVNAGSEPMSFIEIEYK
- the cysN gene encoding sulfate adenylyltransferase subunit CysN translates to MTAPATANAVEHVAAGEVLAFPTQEPARATRDSRPLRLITCGSVDDGKSTLIGRLLWDTKAVKEDQAATLQRDSNGKQNDLGLPDFALLLDGLQAEREQGITIDVAYRYFSTDKRSFIVADTPGHEQYTRNMATGASTADLAVLLVDARVGLLEQTRRHATIATLMGIKQFVLAVNKIDLTDYDRARFEEINHEFRELALSLGVRQVTSIPVSALKGENVVYDGRASMPWYDGPTLIEVLELATTRSAQTVGFRLPVQRVSRPGESFRGYQGTVAGGSVKPGDSVVILPSGMVANVTKIVTFDLVRNAAVAGDAITLVLDRQVDVSRGDMIVAIDSQPLTGLSFDAQLVALQPEGIQPGKRYWLKSGSRRQRVQVQPANQLDLKTGKWNHADQLPMNAIGKVHLAFDEQAIFDTYEQNRTTGAFILIDPDTNNTVAGGMITAKRSALGGIHTEDARVILSLPADLADQLMATELFAGRREEAEVRRVSAGRAIEIIDDIDG